The following are encoded together in the Acidimicrobiales bacterium genome:
- a CDS encoding helix-turn-helix domain-containing protein, giving the protein MTDEEALEAIKNAVKRVGRIAGPLFIDLAEAFSVVGELMTNLSSPIPAGESKTSNTNTATKPRYFTVQEVAEIASVCTKTVRRRIDDGSLKADRIGQVILVSEGDFLEFMARVDARPAPDQKLRIIKRTGDPEPRPA; this is encoded by the coding sequence ATGACTGACGAAGAAGCGTTGGAGGCAATCAAGAACGCTGTGAAAAGGGTGGGGCGGATAGCTGGCCCACTCTTCATAGACCTTGCTGAGGCGTTTAGCGTTGTCGGCGAACTCATGACGAATCTCAGTTCGCCCATACCGGCGGGCGAATCGAAGACGAGCAACACGAACACTGCGACGAAGCCAAGGTATTTCACCGTCCAGGAGGTGGCCGAAATCGCGAGCGTGTGCACAAAGACTGTTCGGCGACGGATTGACGACGGTTCGCTCAAGGCGGACCGGATCGGGCAGGTGATTCTAGTCTCTGAGGGCGACTTTCTGGAGTTCATGGCAAGGGTCGATGCCAGGCCAGCCCCAGATCAGAAACTGCGAATCATCAAGAGGACAGGGGACCCGGAGCCACGTCCCGCGTGA